The following are encoded in a window of Rhodomicrobium lacus genomic DNA:
- a CDS encoding FAD-binding and (Fe-S)-binding domain-containing protein, whose amino-acid sequence MALRKASPAFWERLAHEIEGDASSDLFTRGRYATDASMYQSFPAGVACPKTESDVAIVLEMAREEGLSVIARGGGTSTAGQALGEGVVLDLTKYMRGIGAIDAENARCVVAPGCTPAALAAALEPHGLFFPVEIASAQSATIGGMLGNNSSGLRALRYGSMRDRILSAMALMADGQRVHFRAIGEDETARFPGRDRLLDLLQFGEAHEKDIAREFPLRAPGTPEPPAYDLRALLPYSEDQNLARLLAGSEGTLAVATSLELKLARLPRTRALGVCRFADLGGALRVIPKIALLNPTTIELLDRTLIDIVASRRDPHAARLLQGDPEALLIVEFDEENPVDNTRLLKGLSDTVAEADKGRFPLVEIIGENNRAALWRLRHNAVTRAWRMKSAAQPLSFMEDGAVPLHRLAVYGAELEALLGRHGVRSALYGSAGRGCLIVRPVLNLRHANDRERMRALSDEMAALIVRHGGVLSGGHGIGIARSEALERALAPGALRLFTDLKTQLDPGFVLNPGKIIRPPDFDDAALLRAPREGKPADVAVALSWDAEATPARALEHARRCAGHALCRTAEQRFACPSYAVTHDERESPRGRAQTVRLALSGQLGDEALGSPAMLETMSLCVSCKACNSACPFGIDIPKMKIEALAAARAAGRFSRAQELYANLAEYTDRAARWRWFLALRDLLPGLARFTERKLGLAADRPWPRWAGRRFRAPIEAEPGPRGLVALFADTFNRSFETANLRAAQSVLEAAGYGVVAFTDGEDGALCCGRCAYDAGDIEKARAQAMRLSRAAAAYAERGVPVVGLEPNCVLMMRDEYAALGVAVADPPPVQLFEEFIARRIEDGFPLPLKAIEATVVLHSHCHERAHGVDAHAEAVLRLIPDLAITPAPPSCCGLNGLMGMTPDTLDASLAIAEQALFPAIRKAGRDALVSATGYSCRKQIQDGLGRPARHPAMLLDLALKGNAEIVG is encoded by the coding sequence ATGGCATTGCGCAAGGCGTCGCCCGCTTTCTGGGAAAGGCTCGCCCATGAGATCGAGGGCGACGCTTCAAGCGACCTTTTCACGCGAGGCCGCTACGCCACCGACGCATCGATGTATCAGAGCTTCCCGGCGGGAGTGGCTTGCCCGAAGACCGAGAGCGACGTGGCCATCGTCCTCGAAATGGCGCGTGAGGAAGGGCTTTCCGTCATTGCGCGCGGCGGCGGCACGTCGACTGCGGGGCAGGCGCTCGGCGAGGGTGTCGTCCTCGACCTTACGAAATACATGCGCGGCATCGGCGCGATCGACGCGGAGAACGCGCGGTGCGTGGTGGCACCCGGATGCACGCCGGCGGCGCTCGCGGCGGCGCTCGAACCGCACGGCCTTTTCTTCCCCGTAGAGATCGCCTCCGCGCAATCGGCGACGATCGGCGGCATGCTCGGTAACAATTCGAGCGGCCTGCGGGCGCTGCGCTACGGCTCGATGCGCGACCGCATCCTCTCGGCCATGGCGCTCATGGCCGACGGGCAGCGCGTGCATTTCCGCGCCATCGGCGAGGATGAAACGGCAAGATTCCCCGGCCGCGACCGGCTGCTCGATCTCCTGCAATTCGGCGAAGCGCACGAAAAGGATATCGCGCGCGAGTTTCCGTTGCGCGCGCCGGGAACGCCGGAGCCGCCCGCCTACGATCTGCGCGCGCTGTTGCCCTATTCCGAAGACCAGAACCTGGCGCGACTTCTTGCGGGCTCCGAGGGTACGCTTGCCGTCGCCACGAGCCTGGAACTGAAGCTGGCGCGGCTCCCTCGAACGCGCGCGCTCGGGGTCTGCCGCTTCGCCGATCTCGGCGGCGCGCTGCGCGTCATCCCGAAGATCGCGCTCCTGAACCCGACCACCATCGAACTCCTCGACCGCACGCTGATCGACATCGTCGCGTCGCGGCGCGACCCGCACGCCGCCCGCCTTCTGCAGGGCGACCCCGAGGCGCTGCTGATCGTGGAGTTCGACGAGGAAAACCCGGTCGACAACACGCGGCTCCTCAAGGGCCTCTCCGACACCGTGGCCGAGGCCGACAAGGGCCGCTTCCCGCTTGTGGAAATCATCGGCGAGAATAACCGTGCCGCGCTCTGGCGGCTCCGGCACAACGCGGTGACGCGGGCGTGGCGCATGAAGTCGGCGGCACAGCCCCTGTCTTTCATGGAGGACGGCGCAGTGCCGCTCCACCGCCTCGCCGTCTACGGAGCGGAGCTTGAGGCGCTGCTCGGCAGGCACGGCGTCCGCTCGGCGCTCTATGGCAGCGCGGGGCGCGGCTGCCTGATCGTGCGGCCCGTGCTGAACCTGCGCCATGCGAACGACCGGGAGCGCATGCGCGCGCTGTCCGACGAGATGGCGGCGCTGATCGTCCGCCATGGCGGCGTTTTGAGCGGCGGCCATGGCATTGGCATCGCCCGAAGCGAGGCGCTGGAGCGCGCTCTTGCTCCGGGTGCGCTGCGGCTGTTCACGGATCTGAAGACGCAACTCGATCCGGGCTTCGTTCTGAACCCCGGCAAGATCATACGCCCGCCGGATTTCGACGATGCGGCGCTGCTCCGCGCCCCGCGCGAGGGGAAGCCTGCCGATGTGGCGGTTGCCCTTTCATGGGACGCCGAAGCGACGCCCGCGCGCGCGCTGGAGCATGCGCGCCGCTGCGCCGGGCACGCGCTCTGCCGCACGGCTGAACAGCGCTTCGCCTGCCCGTCCTATGCGGTGACGCATGACGAGCGCGAGTCCCCGCGCGGCCGGGCGCAGACGGTGCGGCTCGCCCTTTCTGGCCAACTCGGAGACGAGGCGCTCGGCTCGCCCGCGATGCTCGAAACCATGTCGCTTTGCGTGTCGTGCAAGGCGTGCAACTCCGCTTGCCCATTCGGCATCGACATCCCGAAGATGAAGATCGAGGCACTCGCCGCCGCGCGCGCGGCGGGCCGCTTTTCCCGCGCGCAGGAGCTTTACGCGAACCTCGCGGAGTACACTGATCGAGCGGCCCGCTGGCGATGGTTTCTCGCCCTCCGCGATCTGCTGCCGGGGCTGGCCCGCTTCACCGAGAGGAAGCTCGGGCTAGCCGCCGACCGCCCATGGCCGCGCTGGGCCGGGCGGAGGTTCCGCGCGCCGATCGAGGCCGAGCCGGGGCCGCGCGGGCTTGTGGCGCTGTTCGCGGACACGTTCAACCGCTCGTTCGAGACGGCGAACCTTCGCGCGGCGCAGAGCGTGCTTGAAGCGGCGGGCTACGGCGTCGTTGCCTTCACCGACGGTGAAGACGGCGCGCTGTGCTGCGGGCGCTGCGCCTACGATGCGGGCGACATCGAAAAGGCGCGGGCGCAGGCGATGCGCCTCTCCCGCGCGGCGGCGGCCTATGCCGAGCGCGGCGTCCCCGTCGTCGGCCTCGAACCGAACTGCGTGCTGATGATGCGCGACGAATATGCGGCGCTCGGCGTTGCGGTGGCGGACCCGCCGCCCGTGCAGCTGTTCGAGGAATTCATCGCGCGGCGCATCGAAGACGGCTTCCCGCTCCCGCTGAAGGCCATCGAGGCGACCGTGGTGCTGCATTCGCATTGCCACGAACGCGCCCACGGCGTCGACGCGCATGCGGAAGCGGTGCTGCGCCTCATTCCCGACCTTGCCATAACGCCAGCGCCGCCCTCCTGCTGCGGGCTGAACGGCCTCATGGGCATGACGCCCGACACGCTGGACGCATCGCTTGCCATTGCCGAGCAGGCGCTGTTTCCCGCGATCCGCAAGGCGGGCCGTGACGCGCTCGTTTCCGCCACGGGCTATTCCTGCCGCAAGCAGATACAGGATGGGCTGGGCCGCCCCGCGCGCCATCCCGCCATGCTGCTCGACCTTGCGCTGAAAGGCAACGCGGAAATCGTGGGATAA
- a CDS encoding lytic murein transglycosylase, whose protein sequence is MTMNFSRRAVLQGALATLVSGACGIGAVAPSAFAQSARMPFSQWVEAFGARARSRGISGATYARVMGSLKPDTSVYALDKAQPEFKEEVWQYLNRRVSDWRIGIGMERAREYAPLLEKIERTYGVDRYVMLGLWGMESAFGDVVTNPKHMRPVFPALAALAWGEPRRRSYWEQELLNALVIVDRGWAKPEEMIGSWAGAMGHTQWMPEVWLNMGVDFNGDGKISPFGSPDDALAGTAQYIAKRGKYRRGEGWGYEVRVPAEGAGGWKSIAAWQDRGVTRADGKPFPRPTEQARLWQPVARGPAFLLTRNFDAIKSYNPANTYALAIAHLGDRLKGEGPFVQQFPGGERAPTLAEVQELQKRLTAAGFDTDGTDGRVGKDTMKAIQSFQRKVGMQPADGYAGLKVLARLRAGGV, encoded by the coding sequence ATGACCATGAATTTCTCACGCAGAGCGGTGCTTCAGGGCGCGCTCGCCACTCTGGTTTCCGGCGCTTGTGGAATCGGCGCCGTTGCCCCCTCGGCATTTGCACAATCCGCGCGCATGCCGTTCTCGCAATGGGTAGAGGCGTTCGGCGCCCGCGCGCGGTCGCGCGGCATCTCGGGTGCGACCTATGCGCGTGTCATGGGATCGCTCAAGCCCGACACCTCCGTCTACGCGCTCGACAAGGCGCAGCCCGAATTCAAGGAAGAAGTCTGGCAGTACCTCAATCGCCGCGTGTCCGACTGGCGCATCGGCATCGGCATGGAACGCGCGCGCGAATATGCGCCGCTGCTGGAGAAGATCGAGCGTACCTACGGCGTGGACCGTTATGTGATGCTCGGCCTCTGGGGCATGGAAAGCGCGTTCGGCGATGTCGTCACGAACCCGAAGCATATGCGCCCCGTATTCCCGGCGCTCGCCGCGCTCGCCTGGGGCGAACCGCGCCGCCGCAGCTACTGGGAGCAGGAGCTTCTGAACGCGCTCGTCATCGTCGATCGCGGCTGGGCGAAGCCGGAAGAGATGATCGGCTCGTGGGCAGGCGCGATGGGGCATACGCAATGGATGCCCGAGGTCTGGCTCAACATGGGCGTGGATTTCAACGGCGACGGCAAGATCTCGCCCTTCGGCTCGCCTGATGATGCGCTTGCGGGCACTGCACAATATATCGCCAAACGCGGGAAATACCGGCGCGGGGAGGGCTGGGGTTACGAGGTCCGCGTGCCGGCGGAAGGCGCGGGCGGCTGGAAATCCATCGCGGCATGGCAGGACAGGGGCGTGACGCGGGCGGACGGCAAGCCCTTCCCGAGGCCCACGGAACAAGCGCGGCTCTGGCAGCCGGTGGCGCGCGGCCCGGCGTTTCTCCTCACGCGGAATTTCGATGCGATCAAGTCGTACAATCCGGCGAACACCTACGCGCTGGCGATTGCCCACCTCGGCGACCGGCTGAAGGGCGAAGGGCCGTTCGTGCAGCAGTTCCCGGGCGGCGAGCGCGCGCCCACGCTGGCGGAGGTTCAGGAACTGCAGAAGCGGCTGACGGCGGCGGGTTTCGACACGGACGGCACCGATGGCCGCGTCGGCAAGGATACCATGAAAGCCATTCAGAGTTTCCAGCGGAAGGTCGGCATGCAGCCGGCGGACGGCTATGCCGGGCTGAAAGTGCTGGCGCGGTTGCGCGCAGGCGGCGTTTAG
- a CDS encoding S41 family peptidase: MRKKELALGAFLVALVVTGGFLSMPLVQRQPAQATSPEIYKKLELFGDVLERVRAEYVEKPDDAKLIENAIKGLVNGLDPHSAYLTPKEYQDEQADTRGEFGGLGIDVMMEEGAIKVIAPLDNMPADRAGVLAGDAITALDGQSVKGLSMDAAVDRMRGPVGSPVTLTIQRKGATAPITVKVVRDIIKVNPVAYSVEGDAGWIKVKSFENEHTTEYVQKAVEDIKKTLDGKVSGYVLDLRNNPGGLLDQAIDLTDAFLDKGTIVVTRGRGADDIERTTAKQGDISDGKPVIVLLNGGSASASEVVAGALQDHNRATLLGTRSFGKGSVQTLIPLANKGAIRVTTARYFTPSGRSIQATGIEPDYVVEPELPPELKLQLASVPFESEAQLRGHLKNAAATEEGGGSISYVPKEKEKDNQLQAALALLHGQLPQTGKKATESLDQARATTPASSPLSNGPSGG; this comes from the coding sequence ATGCGGAAAAAGGAACTCGCGCTGGGTGCGTTCCTCGTCGCGCTGGTCGTTACCGGCGGATTTCTCTCCATGCCGCTCGTTCAGCGCCAACCCGCTCAGGCGACGAGCCCCGAAATCTACAAGAAACTCGAACTGTTCGGAGACGTGCTGGAGCGCGTGCGCGCGGAATATGTCGAGAAGCCCGACGACGCGAAACTCATCGAAAACGCGATCAAGGGCCTCGTGAACGGGCTCGATCCGCATTCGGCCTACCTCACGCCCAAGGAATATCAGGACGAGCAGGCCGACACGCGCGGCGAGTTCGGTGGCCTCGGCATCGACGTGATGATGGAAGAAGGCGCCATCAAGGTCATCGCGCCGCTCGACAACATGCCAGCCGACCGTGCGGGCGTGCTCGCGGGTGATGCAATAACGGCGCTCGACGGCCAATCGGTGAAGGGACTGAGCATGGATGCGGCCGTGGACCGGATGCGCGGACCGGTCGGCTCGCCGGTGACGCTCACGATCCAGCGAAAGGGCGCCACCGCCCCGATCACCGTGAAAGTCGTCCGCGATATCATCAAGGTCAACCCCGTGGCGTACAGCGTCGAGGGCGACGCGGGCTGGATCAAGGTGAAATCGTTCGAGAATGAGCATACGACCGAGTATGTCCAGAAGGCGGTCGAAGACATCAAGAAGACGCTCGACGGCAAGGTCTCGGGCTATGTGCTCGACCTGCGCAACAATCCCGGCGGTCTCCTCGATCAGGCCATCGACCTGACCGACGCGTTCCTCGACAAGGGCACCATTGTCGTAACGCGCGGTCGCGGCGCCGATGACATCGAGCGCACGACCGCGAAGCAGGGGGACATTTCCGACGGCAAGCCGGTGATCGTGCTTCTCAACGGCGGTTCGGCGTCGGCTTCCGAAGTCGTGGCGGGCGCGCTTCAGGACCACAATCGCGCGACGCTGCTCGGCACGCGCTCATTCGGCAAGGGATCGGTGCAAACGCTCATCCCGCTTGCCAACAAGGGCGCGATCCGCGTCACCACCGCACGCTATTTCACGCCGTCGGGCCGCTCGATTCAGGCGACCGGCATCGAGCCGGACTATGTTGTGGAGCCCGAACTTCCGCCGGAGCTGAAGCTGCAACTCGCCAGCGTGCCCTTCGAGTCCGAGGCTCAGCTGCGCGGCCATCTCAAGAACGCCGCCGCGACGGAGGAAGGGGGTGGCAGCATCTCCTACGTGCCGAAAGAGAAGGAAAAGGACAACCAGCTTCAGGCCGCGCTGGCCCTCCTCCACGGTCAGTTGCCGCAAACGGGAAAGAAGGCGACAGAGTCGCTGGATCAGGCGCGGGCCACGACTCCGGCGTCGAGCCCGCTGTCGAACGGCCCGTCGGGTGGCTGA
- a CDS encoding cytochrome c-type biogenesis protein, whose protein sequence is MRSFLALLALTFAAAVTPALAVDPQEQLKDPALEQRARDISAGLRCLVCQNQSIDDSDAPLAKDLRIIVRQQLEKGRTNTEVLDYVVARYGNFVLLKPPFTFNTLLLWAAPVLLIGGGLLLAARLVRRKPLETAGAKPLTPEEQAELQALLGEKRS, encoded by the coding sequence ATGCGTTCCTTCCTTGCACTGCTCGCCCTGACGTTCGCCGCCGCGGTCACGCCCGCGCTCGCCGTCGATCCGCAGGAGCAACTGAAAGACCCGGCCCTCGAACAGCGCGCGCGCGACATTTCTGCCGGGCTTCGCTGCCTCGTCTGCCAGAACCAGTCCATCGACGATTCCGACGCGCCGCTCGCCAAGGATCTGCGCATCATCGTCCGCCAGCAGCTCGAAAAAGGGCGAACGAACACGGAAGTGCTCGACTATGTGGTGGCGCGGTACGGCAACTTCGTGCTTCTGAAGCCGCCTTTCACATTCAACACCCTGTTGTTATGGGCAGCGCCTGTGCTGCTCATCGGGGGAGGCTTGTTGCTTGCCGCGCGTCTCGTCCGCCGCAAACCCCTCGAAACGGCGGGTGCGAAGCCGCTCACACCCGAAGAACAGGCCGAATTGCAGGCCCTTCTCGGTGAAAAGCGTTCCTGA
- a CDS encoding heme lyase CcmF/NrfE family subunit has translation MIVELGHFALILALFVAVVQFAAPLAGLRMRDTRLMAMADAAAPIAFLLIAGSFAALLWAHINSDFSVANVWENSHSAKPLLYKISGVWGNHEGSMLLWVLILALFGAAVWLFGQNLPLDLRSAVLSIQGLILFTFTLFIVVTSNPFVRIPNALFEGQGLNPILQDPALAIHPPLLYAGYVGFSMAFSFAIAALLLGRVDSAWARWVRPWTLAAWIFLTIGIAIGSWWAYYTLGWGGWWFWDPVENASLMPWLTGTALLHSAIVMEKRDSLKAWTILLAILTFSFSLLGTFLVRSGVLTSVHSFASDPSRGVFILVIVSLFTAGGLLLFSWRSNSLAASTAFSVVSRESSLVLNNLFLTVSCGVVFVGTLYPLALEAATGDKISVGAPFFNSTVVWIFLPLLLLLPFGIFTAWKRGDLDEAARRLIPAAVAAVIVGIASVMAGAGFKTGLALTLGAWVFAGAVWEVLWRARFAQVSFGETARRIANMRRSQWGATLGHVGLAVSVIGIAGTTAWNAEHLAVMKPGDSIDVGSYSITFKKVYDEPGPNYTAQAGDFELKSGDRVIGTITSAKKKYDAPPQSTTAAGIAVRPFADVYVVLGNEAPGGAYSIRAYYHPFVRWIWGGAVLMFIGGFLSLLDRRLRIGVGQRAGKPPLSQSPKIGPALPAE, from the coding sequence GTGATCGTTGAACTGGGCCACTTCGCCCTCATCCTCGCTCTCTTCGTCGCCGTTGTGCAGTTTGCCGCGCCGCTCGCCGGTTTGCGCATGCGCGATACGCGCCTCATGGCCATGGCCGACGCCGCCGCTCCGATCGCTTTCCTGCTGATCGCGGGCTCCTTCGCGGCGCTGCTCTGGGCGCATATCAATTCCGATTTCTCGGTGGCGAACGTCTGGGAAAACTCCCATTCGGCAAAGCCGCTTCTCTACAAGATTTCCGGCGTGTGGGGGAACCACGAAGGCTCGATGCTCCTGTGGGTGCTGATCCTCGCACTGTTCGGCGCGGCGGTTTGGCTGTTCGGCCAGAACCTGCCGCTCGATCTGCGGTCGGCGGTGCTCTCCATTCAGGGGCTGATCCTCTTCACATTCACGCTGTTCATCGTCGTGACATCGAACCCGTTCGTCCGCATCCCGAATGCGCTGTTCGAAGGGCAGGGGCTTAACCCGATCCTGCAGGATCCGGCGCTCGCGATCCATCCGCCGCTGCTCTATGCGGGTTATGTCGGCTTCTCGATGGCCTTTTCCTTCGCCATTGCGGCGCTGCTTCTCGGGCGCGTCGACAGCGCATGGGCGCGCTGGGTGCGGCCGTGGACGCTCGCTGCATGGATTTTCCTCACCATCGGCATCGCCATCGGTTCCTGGTGGGCCTATTACACGCTCGGCTGGGGCGGCTGGTGGTTCTGGGATCCGGTGGAGAATGCTTCGCTCATGCCGTGGCTGACCGGCACGGCGCTGTTGCATTCCGCCATCGTGATGGAGAAGCGCGACAGTCTGAAGGCGTGGACGATCCTGCTTGCGATCCTTACCTTCAGCTTCAGCCTGCTCGGCACCTTCCTCGTGCGTTCGGGCGTGCTGACTTCGGTGCACTCCTTCGCATCGGACCCGTCGCGCGGCGTCTTCATTCTCGTCATCGTGAGTCTGTTCACGGCGGGCGGCCTGCTCCTTTTCTCCTGGCGCTCGAATTCGCTTGCCGCCAGCACGGCCTTTTCGGTGGTGTCGCGCGAATCGAGCCTCGTGCTGAACAATCTGTTCCTTACGGTGTCCTGCGGCGTCGTCTTTGTCGGCACCCTCTATCCGCTCGCGCTGGAAGCCGCCACCGGCGACAAGATTTCGGTCGGCGCTCCGTTCTTCAATTCGACGGTCGTCTGGATCTTCCTGCCGCTGCTCCTTCTCCTTCCGTTCGGCATCTTCACCGCGTGGAAGCGTGGCGATCTCGATGAAGCGGCGCGCCGGCTCATCCCGGCTGCGGTCGCCGCTGTTATCGTCGGGATCGCGTCCGTCATGGCGGGAGCCGGCTTCAAGACCGGCCTCGCGCTGACGCTGGGCGCATGGGTATTCGCGGGCGCGGTGTGGGAAGTGCTCTGGCGCGCGCGTTTTGCCCAGGTTTCCTTCGGCGAGACGGCGCGGCGCATCGCCAACATGCGGCGCAGCCAATGGGGCGCGACGCTCGGACATGTCGGCCTCGCTGTCAGCGTCATCGGCATCGCGGGCACGACCGCATGGAATGCCGAGCATCTCGCGGTCATGAAGCCCGGCGACAGCATCGATGTCGGCAGCTACAGCATCACCTTCAAGAAGGTCTATGACGAGCCGGGGCCGAACTACACGGCGCAGGCTGGCGACTTCGAGCTGAAGAGCGGCGATCGCGTGATAGGCACCATCACCTCGGCGAAGAAAAAATACGATGCGCCTCCGCAATCCACCACGGCGGCGGGCATCGCGGTGCGTCCGTTCGCGGATGTCTACGTGGTGCTCGGGAATGAGGCGCCGGGCGGTGCCTATTCGATCCGTGCCTATTATCACCCGTTCGTGCGGTGGATCTGGGGCGGCGCGGTTCTCATGTTCATCGGCGGGTTCCTGTCTCTGCTCGATCGGCGCCTGCGCATCGGCGTTGGCCAGCGAGCGGGGAAGCCGCCGCTTTCGCAATCGCCCAAGATCGGCCCGGCCCTGCCAGCGGAGTAA
- the ccmE gene encoding cytochrome c maturation protein CcmE codes for MTRKKRRAVLIVMGLALIGVASTLVLSALQTQVTFFMSPAEVAKAAPDPATRFRLGGLVAAGSYKREADAVNVFSVTDNAASLPVSYKGILPDLFREGQGVVAEGRLVNGVFVADTVLAKHDENYMPPEVADALKKNGHWQEKSGKQPAPTPGT; via the coding sequence ATGACGAGAAAGAAACGCCGCGCGGTTTTGATCGTGATGGGCCTTGCGCTGATCGGCGTGGCCTCGACGCTCGTGCTGAGTGCGCTCCAGACGCAGGTCACTTTCTTCATGAGCCCGGCCGAGGTGGCCAAGGCCGCGCCCGATCCTGCCACGCGTTTCCGCCTCGGCGGCCTCGTTGCAGCGGGCAGCTACAAGCGCGAAGCCGACGCGGTGAATGTTTTCTCTGTCACCGACAACGCGGCTTCCTTGCCCGTGAGCTACAAGGGCATCCTGCCCGACCTGTTCCGCGAGGGGCAGGGCGTGGTCGCGGAGGGACGCCTTGTGAACGGCGTGTTCGTTGCCGATACCGTGCTCGCAAAGCACGACGAGAATTACATGCCGCCGGAGGTTGCGGACGCGCTGAAAAAGAACGGCCATTGGCAGGAGAAGAGCGGGAAGCAACCCGCGCCGACGCCCGGCACCTGA
- the ccmI gene encoding c-type cytochrome biogenesis protein CcmI: MIWIIFALLTAGVILAVTRSLRRAPADAHAGASEVEVYKAQLAELDREAERGTVGQEETRQTRLELSRRLLRASRQGNASSQGVGVGFGGNSAVAAAATAALLALGTIATYVVYGQPGLRDMPLEARLNVPPERQTVDVYIAKAERELRANPKDVAGWIRIAPVYFRNGLFDKAADAYSRAIEYGGMDEEKLLGLGEALTFANDGSINDRARLAFESAAKLSPTSLRVRLWTGLIAEQDGRRGEAEKIYKAMLAGELHPGLRQLVNQRLAALSAPDQSNDVAQASPEEQGKMIRGMVDGLAARLKENKSDLEGWIRLIRSYAVLKENDKAKDAAETARQAFASDAKALREIEAAVKEAGLGANGQGGQPRT; this comes from the coding sequence ATGATCTGGATAATCTTTGCTTTATTGACGGCCGGCGTAATTCTGGCGGTGACGCGTTCGCTCAGGCGCGCGCCCGCCGATGCCCATGCGGGCGCGTCAGAGGTGGAAGTCTACAAGGCGCAGCTCGCCGAACTCGACCGCGAGGCCGAACGCGGCACCGTCGGGCAGGAGGAAACCCGCCAGACGAGGCTTGAACTTTCGCGGCGCCTGCTGCGCGCCAGCCGGCAGGGCAACGCTTCATCGCAAGGCGTGGGCGTGGGGTTCGGCGGAAACAGCGCGGTGGCCGCTGCCGCCACGGCTGCGCTGCTCGCGCTCGGCACCATCGCGACCTATGTCGTCTATGGACAGCCCGGCTTGCGGGATATGCCGCTCGAAGCCCGTCTGAACGTGCCGCCCGAGAGGCAGACCGTCGACGTCTATATCGCGAAGGCTGAGCGCGAACTGCGAGCGAACCCGAAAGACGTAGCCGGATGGATACGCATCGCGCCGGTCTATTTCCGTAACGGTTTGTTCGACAAGGCAGCCGATGCCTATTCTCGCGCCATTGAATATGGCGGCATGGACGAGGAGAAGCTTCTCGGCCTTGGAGAGGCGCTGACCTTCGCCAACGATGGCAGCATCAACGATCGCGCGCGGCTCGCCTTCGAATCGGCGGCCAAGCTCAGCCCGACGTCGCTTCGCGTCCGCCTCTGGACCGGTCTTATCGCCGAGCAGGATGGCCGCAGAGGCGAGGCCGAGAAAATTTACAAGGCGATGCTCGCCGGCGAACTGCATCCCGGGCTCAGGCAGCTTGTGAACCAGCGCCTTGCAGCTCTTTCTGCGCCGGATCAATCGAACGATGTCGCCCAGGCAAGCCCCGAAGAGCAGGGCAAGATGATCCGCGGCATGGTGGACGGGCTTGCCGCGCGCCTCAAGGAGAACAAGTCCGACCTCGAAGGCTGGATAAGGCTGATCCGCTCCTACGCGGTGCTGAAGGAAAACGACAAGGCTAAAGACGCCGCCGAAACCGCGCGGCAAGCTTTCGCATCCGACGCGAAGGCTCTTCGAGAGATCGAAGCCGCCGTAAAAGAAGCCGGACTTGGCGCCAACGGGCAGGGAGGGCAACCGAGGACATGA
- a CDS encoding high potential iron sulfur protein, with protein MDDTSNKAGNTRREVLKFGAYALGALGAAGLVAGSAEAQVAKKAAQSAVGYQGSPNSGKHCALCQHFQAPSSCRVVEGTISPNGYCKIFSKKG; from the coding sequence ATGGACGATACCAGCAACAAGGCCGGAAACACGCGCCGCGAGGTTTTGAAATTCGGTGCCTATGCGCTCGGCGCGCTCGGTGCAGCCGGCCTCGTGGCCGGCAGCGCGGAGGCGCAGGTGGCGAAGAAGGCGGCGCAGTCGGCCGTCGGTTATCAGGGTTCTCCGAATAGCGGCAAGCACTGCGCCCTGTGTCAGCACTTCCAGGCTCCGTCAAGCTGCCGCGTCGTCGAAGGCACCATCAGCCCGAACGGCTACTGCAAGATCTTTTCCAAGAAGGGCTAG